From a region of the Actinomycetota bacterium genome:
- a CDS encoding ABC transporter ATP-binding protein: MSFFAVENLTIRFGGLQANSDVDLHVERGEIVGLIGPNGAGKSTLFNAISGFIEPERGRVLFDGEDILPLLPYERAARGIGRSFQNARLYPSLSVLENLLVAFHAHMRGGIVANTVRLPRATRAEKRARERVEEVMEVVDLRPYAAVQTGALSFGTLRMTELACLLMLTPRMILLDEPASGIAQRETEALGPLLRRIRETLGATILLIEHDMPLVMSLSDRMYCLDLGRVIAEGTPAEIQKDARVVEAYLGSKAAEALHKETNGDG, from the coding sequence GTGAGCTTCTTCGCGGTCGAGAACCTCACGATCCGCTTCGGCGGGCTCCAGGCGAACTCCGACGTCGACCTTCACGTCGAGCGAGGGGAGATCGTCGGACTCATCGGGCCCAACGGAGCCGGCAAGTCCACGCTCTTCAACGCGATCTCGGGGTTCATCGAGCCCGAGCGGGGTCGCGTCCTTTTCGACGGCGAGGACATCCTGCCGCTGCTTCCCTACGAGCGGGCCGCGCGGGGGATCGGGCGCAGCTTCCAGAACGCGCGCCTGTACCCGTCACTCAGCGTTCTCGAGAACTTGCTCGTCGCTTTCCATGCACACATGCGTGGGGGCATCGTCGCGAACACGGTACGGCTCCCGCGCGCCACGCGGGCCGAGAAGCGGGCGCGCGAACGGGTGGAAGAGGTGATGGAGGTCGTCGACCTCCGGCCGTACGCCGCGGTCCAAACCGGTGCGCTCTCGTTCGGAACGTTGCGCATGACCGAGCTCGCGTGTCTGCTGATGCTGACGCCTCGCATGATCCTGCTCGACGAGCCGGCGTCGGGCATCGCCCAGCGCGAGACCGAGGCCCTCGGTCCGCTCCTCCGTCGGATCCGCGAGACGCTCGGTGCGACAATCCTGCTCATCGAGCACGACATGCCGCTCGTGATGAGCTTGTCGGACCGGATGTATTGCCTCGATCTCGGACGGGTGATCGCGGAGGGAACGCCGGCCGAGATCCAGAAAGACGCTCGGGTCGTCGAGGCCTACCTCGGCTCGAAGGCCGCCGAAGCACTGCACAAGGAGACCAACGGTGACGGCTGA
- a CDS encoding tetratricopeptide repeat protein: MSAESAYQLLQNGLALLAERRDHQAAIVLEHARSQEPNKGSVREALARAYYGSGRFVLARAEFEAALEIDPSNDYAHFGLALCLERSGQMATARGHAKLAVAMRPEDENYQRALERIARAS, translated from the coding sequence ATGAGCGCAGAGTCCGCGTACCAGCTCCTACAGAACGGTCTGGCTCTCCTCGCCGAGCGCCGAGACCACCAAGCCGCGATCGTGCTCGAACACGCGCGCTCGCAAGAGCCGAACAAAGGGTCGGTCCGCGAGGCGCTCGCCCGCGCGTACTACGGCTCCGGCCGTTTCGTGCTCGCCCGGGCGGAGTTCGAGGCCGCGCTGGAGATCGATCCCAGCAACGATTACGCCCACTTCGGCCTCGCACTTTGCCTGGAACGTTCGGGTCAGATGGCAACCGCGCGCGGGCACGCGAAGCTCGCCGTCGCGATGCGGCCGGAAGACGAGAACTACCAGCGCGCCCTCGAGCGCATCGCGCGGGCCTCTTGA
- a CDS encoding DUF1015 domain-containing protein, which yields MAAISPFRGLRYDLDVVGDLGTVAAPPYDVIPPDALERFEQASPYNVVRLILGRQEAGSDQYTRAAETLEAWIRDGILVRDDRDRLTVYEQRFSVGGRERVQRGVLAAADIEDEPRSILPHERTMAAPVEDRLKLLRATRVNLSPVFAVYSSEDGGARDVIARTVGTEPWATWSSQDDEVAHRAWLLDDPADIEAIRRTLASAVVVIADGHHRYRTAQEYRRERRATDGPGPWDAMLMHLVDAAWCGPALLPIHRAVDPSAEEILSRVGDAFGVEPTDETDPDVLASQLEHRREAGRTFVLLGVDRAYWLTVADKAAEADAMPADRPAVWRDLDVSVLEWFVMRRLLGGVQARYVHHPREAAELVASGEAGAAILLAPPPFEAVKAIAEAGDAMPPKSTFFIPKPRTGVVLRPLD from the coding sequence GTGGCGGCCATCTCGCCCTTCCGAGGCCTTCGATACGACCTGGACGTGGTCGGCGATCTCGGCACCGTCGCGGCCCCTCCCTACGACGTGATCCCACCCGACGCCCTCGAGCGATTCGAGCAGGCAAGCCCCTACAACGTTGTCCGGCTCATCCTGGGACGCCAGGAGGCCGGTTCGGACCAGTATACGCGGGCCGCGGAGACCCTCGAGGCCTGGATCCGCGACGGGATCCTCGTCCGGGACGACCGCGATCGCCTCACCGTTTACGAGCAGCGTTTCAGCGTAGGCGGCCGTGAGCGTGTGCAGCGAGGAGTCCTCGCCGCGGCCGACATCGAGGACGAGCCGCGTTCGATCTTGCCCCACGAACGCACCATGGCGGCGCCGGTGGAGGATCGTCTCAAGTTGCTCCGCGCGACGCGCGTGAACCTGTCCCCCGTGTTCGCCGTTTACTCCTCCGAGGACGGCGGCGCGCGCGACGTGATCGCGCGAACGGTCGGGACCGAGCCCTGGGCGACGTGGTCGAGCCAGGACGACGAGGTCGCACACCGCGCGTGGCTGCTCGACGATCCGGCCGACATCGAAGCGATCCGTCGCACGCTCGCGAGCGCCGTCGTCGTCATCGCAGACGGGCATCACCGGTACCGCACCGCGCAGGAGTATCGGCGGGAGCGGCGTGCCACCGACGGTCCCGGGCCGTGGGACGCGATGCTCATGCACCTCGTCGATGCGGCCTGGTGCGGGCCCGCGCTGCTCCCGATCCACCGTGCCGTCGATCCCTCCGCCGAGGAGATCCTTTCCCGCGTGGGAGATGCGTTCGGCGTCGAGCCGACGGATGAGACGGATCCCGACGTGCTCGCGTCGCAGCTCGAGCACCGGCGCGAGGCCGGGCGAACGTTCGTGTTGCTCGGCGTGGATCGCGCGTACTGGCTGACCGTGGCGGACAAGGCCGCCGAAGCCGACGCGATGCCGGCCGACCGGCCGGCGGTGTGGCGCGATCTCGACGTGTCGGTGCTCGAGTGGTTCGTCATGCGCCGGTTGCTCGGTGGTGTCCAAGCCCGCTACGTGCATCACCCGAGGGAGGCGGCGGAGCTCGTCGCGAGTGGAGAGGCGGGTGCGGCGATCCTGCTCGCTCCCCCGCCGTTCGAGGCGGTGAAGGCGATCGCCGAAGCGGGGGACGCGATGCCGCCGAAGTCCACCTTCTTCATCCCGAAGCCGCGGACCGGTGTCGTCCTGCGTCCACTCGACTGA
- a CDS encoding ABC transporter ATP-binding protein, giving the protein MTAEAGDALLRIDGIDVFYGRVQTLYGVTFEVREGEVVALLGVNGAGKSTLLKAISGILPIDTGRITLAGERIDRLSSHEIVRRGVVQVPGGRGAFPGLTVAENLKLAAAIHGRDRRTAATEIEHVIETFPWLADRRSQLAGTLSGGQQQQLLLARAFIARPKLMMIDELSLGLAPIIVEQLLEIVQHMNRRGVTVVVVEQNVDLALSFSDRAYFLEKGEVRFEGAADDLRERGDLLRSVFLAGATKAAL; this is encoded by the coding sequence GTGACGGCTGAGGCCGGCGACGCGCTGCTCCGCATCGACGGCATCGACGTCTTCTACGGGCGCGTCCAGACGCTCTACGGCGTGACGTTCGAAGTGCGCGAGGGCGAGGTCGTCGCGCTGCTCGGCGTCAACGGCGCCGGGAAGTCCACCTTGCTGAAAGCGATCTCTGGGATCTTGCCGATCGACACGGGCCGCATCACCCTCGCCGGCGAGCGCATCGACCGTCTCTCGTCCCATGAGATCGTTCGCCGGGGCGTCGTGCAGGTGCCCGGCGGCCGCGGAGCGTTCCCGGGCCTCACCGTGGCCGAGAACCTGAAACTGGCCGCCGCGATCCACGGCCGCGACCGGCGCACCGCCGCGACGGAGATCGAGCACGTCATCGAGACCTTCCCTTGGCTCGCCGACCGGCGCTCGCAGCTCGCGGGCACGCTCTCCGGCGGCCAGCAGCAGCAGCTCTTGCTCGCGAGGGCATTCATCGCCCGCCCGAAGCTGATGATGATCGACGAGCTCTCACTCGGGCTCGCGCCGATCATCGTCGAGCAGCTGCTCGAGATCGTGCAGCACATGAACCGACGCGGGGTGACCGTGGTGGTCGTCGAGCAGAACGTCGACCTTGCTCTCTCGTTCTCCGATCGCGCCTACTTCTTGGAGAAGGGCGAAGTGCGATTCGAAGGTGCCGCAGACGATCTGCGCGAGCGCGGGGATCTGTTGCGCTCGGTCTTCCTTGCCGGAGCTACGAAGGCGGCGCTGTGA